One part of the Hydra vulgaris chromosome 01, alternate assembly HydraT2T_AEP genome encodes these proteins:
- the LOC136075134 gene encoding uncharacterized protein LOC136075134: protein MVNDRCVVGICNNDKRYPERYEIHSNVKSGKLCFHKLPVDGKTRKSWIHAVSKGRKHFVIPKYFKICSNHFVDGMPTYENPNPTLFLTYTMNVQCTPEKKQSRPPPKIRTTSIVKPVSSKMIESINSNSDTLTAEELSDLMIVSSDEESLISFELTPYVSGDAVAAELLHISDSPKELLHPASPKEKDTVNPILSKNKASYSVKNNIEPTLLSTYTALQFCHITRDSDVSTFTGLQNAKMFQNVFNYVKHKAAVMKYWDGNKRTNRLRKTMSSVESVEQLHLSEDYTISDNLFPMRKSGPKRKISLEQEFLLVMMRLRLGLLIEDLAFRFCISAGTVSQIIITWVILLSKELDSLIL, encoded by the coding sequence atgGTTAATGATCGCTGTGTAGTTGGTATTTGCAATAACGATAAACGTTATCCAGAGCGTTACGAAATACATAGTAACGTTAAATCTGGAAAATTATGTTTCCACAAATTGCCTGTTGATggaaaaacaagaaaatcatGGATTCATGCAGTTTCTAAAGGGCGAAAACACTTTGttatacctaaatattttaaaatctgctCTAATCATTTTGTCGATGGCATGCCCACTTATGAAAATCCTAACCCAACACTCTTTTTGACATACACCATGAATGTTCAATGTACTCcggaaaaaaaacaatcaagaCCTCCTCCAAAAATCAGAACAACTTCTATTGTAAAACCTGTTTCGTCAAAAATGATTGAATCTATTAACTCTAACTCGGATACACTTACAGCTGAAGAGTTGTCAGATCTTATGATTGTTTCTTCAGACGAAGAAAGCTTAATATCGTTCGAACTAACTCCATATGTTAGTGGCGATGCAGTTGCAGCAGAATTATTACACATCTCCGACTCTCCCAAAGAATTATTACACCCCGCCTCTCCCAAAGAAAAAGACACTGTAAATCCAATTTTGTCTAAGAATAAAGCAAGCTAcagtgttaaaaataatatagagcCTACTCTATTATCAACATATACTGCTTTACAGTTTTGTCATATTACTAGGGACTCAGATGTATCGACTTTTACAGGtttacaaaatgcaaaaatgtttcaaaatgttttcaattatGTCAAGCACAAAGCAGCAGTTATGAAATACTGGGATGGAAATAAGAGAACAAATCGATTACGAAAAACCATGTCCAGTGTTGAATCCGTCGAGCAGCTACACTTATCAGAAGATTATACTATTAGCGATAACTTATTTCCTATGAGAAAAAGCGGACCTAAAAGAAAAATCTCACTGGAACAGGAATTTCTTTTAGTTATGATGAGATTACGTTTGGGTCTTTTAATTGAAGATTTAGCTTTCCGCTTTTGTATATCAGCTGGAACAGTTTCccaaattattattacatggGTAATATTGTTATCTAAAGAGTTGGACAGCCTAATCTTGTAG
- the LOC136074139 gene encoding uncharacterized protein LOC136074139, which yields MPNCFKRLYPKVRTIIDCSEIFFETSSALDVQACMWSDYKHHATVKFLIAITPNGAISWLSPLYGGRVSDIFIVRNSGFLDILEPYDQVMADRGFKIRTDLAYKQCTLCIPPRAVKGIQMSKEEVRETSNIANVRIYVKQAIKMIKHFRILKITQPLLYLPIMNNIYYAYVLLYQT from the coding sequence ATGCCAAACTGTTTTAAGCGATTATATCCAAAAGTGAGAACAATTATAGATtgttctgaaatattttttgaaacatcaaGTGCTCTTGATGTTCAAGCTTGTATGTGGAGTGACTATAAACATCATGCAACAGTCAAATTTTTAATAGCAATAACTCCGAATGGAGCCATTTCATGGCTGTCTCCCCTTTATGGTGGACGTGTCTCTGACATTTTTATTGTCAGAAATAGTGGTTTTCTTGATATACTTGAGCCCTATGACCAAGTTATGGCAGATCGTGGCTTTAAAATAAGGACAGACCTTGCATATAAACAGTGTACTCTTTGTATACCTCCACGTGCTGTTAAAGGAATTCAAATGTCAAAAGAAGAAGTTCGAGAAACATCAAACATTGCTAATGTACGCATTTATGTGAAGCAagcaataaaaatgataaaacatttccgtattttaaaaataacacagcCATTACTATACCTACCTATCATGAATAATATATACTACGCGTATGTGCTGCTATATCAAACTTGA